TGTGGTCCGGCTTCGATCCGTACTCTCCGCCGTTCGACATCGAAACGATCAAGACCCAGGACGAGGAGGGCATCCACCTCGAGACGATTTATTTCACCGGGGAAGTCTTCGAAGGTGAAAAGACGCGCGTGTTTGCTTACCTCGGCCGACCTCGACAGGTCGCCGGCAAGACGCCCGGCGTCCTGCACATTCACGGCGGAGGGCAGACCGCCAACCTCGACTGGGCGCGCTATTGGGCGCGCCGCGGCTATGTCACCCTGAGCTTCGATTTCTGCGGCGATACCAACCTGCCGAACCTCGGGCCGGAATACCGCCGCGAGCATTTCACGCGCTGGGGTAAAGTGCCCGCGAACATGATGCAAGTCTCGGGCGGGCGTTCGATGAGCCCCACGCCGCGCCATAACCCTTGGTATCATTGGGCACTCGCCGCGCGGCGCGGATTGTCGCTGCTCGAAGCGCAGCCCGAGGTTGATGCCTCGCGGCTGGGCATCTTTGGCATTTCCGTGGGCGGCACGCTGACGTGGATCGTGGCGGGCGTCGACCCGCGCGTGAAAGCGGCCGTGCCGATCTACGGCAACGGCTGGGAATCGTACAACAGCTATCCGCCCCAGCCCGAGCCGCAACCAAGCGAAGATAATCGCCTGTGGCGGCTACTGATCGCGCCCGAAGCGCACGCGCCGCGCATCAATTGTCCGCTTCTGTTCATGAGCGCGACCGATGACTTTCACGGCAAGATGGACCTGGGCTACCGGTCGCTCGACTTGCTCGGTTCCGACGTACGGCGCCAGTTGTTCACGCCGAACTACGATCATCACATCGAACCGGCCGAGGCACGTTCGCTCCCCTTGTGGATGGACGCGCACCTGCGCGGTGATCCGGACCGTTGGCCAGCCACTCCGGCGATCGAATTTGCCGCCGCGACTGAGAGTGGTATTCCGCAGTTACGGGTCACGCCACCAGATATAGCGCACGTCGAGCGCGTCGATATTTACTATTCGCTGTCGAACGACTGGCCCATGAGCCGCTTCTGGCGAACGATCGCGCCGGTCCGTCGCGAGCGGGATGCGTTCATCGGCTCTGCCCCCTATGTCGACGCCCGCGACGTGCTGTACGCGTTTGCCAACGTAACGTACGACTCGGGCATTCGGCAAAGTTCGCTGTTGATCAAGCGACCGGCGGCCGCGATCGACGGTGCCCGGCCGACGCTTGCTCGCTCGCAGCTCATCGACGACATGGAAACGTCCACCGATTGGAACTGGGTGCCAGCCTATACCGATCCGAATCAAGGCGAGACGCGTTTTTTCGAGCCGTGGCAAGGAGGCGCCGGTGAGCGCGGTTTCACGCTCGATGCCAAAATGTTCCCGCACGAGCGGCCGATGTCGTTTTATTTCGGAACGCGCAAGATCGGCGACCCGCAATTTCGCGGTGTCGGTGACGCAGCGCTATCGATCGACTGTCTGGCGGCAGCGATGCCAGACAAAATCACGGTGCGCGTGAAACACCGCCGACCGGGCGAATACGGCCAGGAATATACTGCGGACGTGCTGCCCGAGGCCGAGGCGCAATCATCGGCGGTCGGCGACGTAGGCGATTCGGTCTGGCGGACGATTCGCACGCAGCGCGAGCAGTTTCACGACGCACAAGGCACGACGCTTCCGGATTGGGAGCACGTCGAGTACTTCATGCTGCAAGGCACCAGCTCGGCCGGCAAACCGCCGGTGTTCAAACGATTGCGATGGTGAACCGATCGGCGCGACAGAAAACAATCCATCCACAGATTTCGCAGATGACGCAGATTAAGAGAAGCGCGGTTGACCGCGTAGTGTCGTGCTCTGCCAACAAATCTGTGTCATCTGCGCAATCTGTGGACGCATTTCTTGCTGCATGAGAGTCGACCGTGCCTGGAAGCGGTGTTACTGCTCTTCACGCTTCGCCTCGGTTTCGCCGTCCCCTTCGACGATGACTTTCGGTGTCAGCAGTAAGTACAGAAATTGTTTCTGCTCGTAGGTGGGAATGCAGCCGATGAGTAACGACTGACCGTCGGCTAAAGTTGACGAGACGTCAATTTGGCAGTGGCGGACGCGTGGGATCTCGAGCGTCGTTGGACCGTCGGGAGTGACCGCGGTAATTTTGCGGACTTCCTCGATCTTGCTCAGATCGATGTGCCCGTCGAGGCCAATTGTTTTGGCATCGGCGCTTTGTAGCGTCCGCATTTTTATTTTAACCCCCTCGTCGACGACGACGACCCGCGGACGTTGGCCGCCATCGGCCAATCGTGCGATTCCCACGGTGTACGCCGCTTGGGTGTAATCATTGAGAAAGATCTGCTGACCGTTGAAGGCGGTCACCTTAGGTGCCTGCAAGGTCTGACCGGTGACGTTGGCGATGATTGAATTGACCAGAGCCTTCGCTTGTTGCTTGTCGAGCGTGGCCACGGCCGTGGCCAGGTAGTCGTCGACCGATGCGGCCGCTCGGACGTTGAGCTTCTCCTCGCGCCATTCCGAGAACGCTTCCTCGTCCTCCGCAGGCGGCACCGGTCCAACGTAACGCCATGCGACGCCGAGCCGTGCGGCGACGTCTTCGTCGCAGGTGAGAAAGCGCGTTTCGATGCACGTCTGGCCGATACCACTTTTTTCCCAGGCCGCCAGCAAGCGGGCGATCTCGTCGTTTACGGTGCGAGGCGCGGTGATGGTCAGTCGATCGCCGTCGAGCTTCATGCGCTCGTCCGCCCACTCCTTGGTTTTGACGTCGTGCTGGCTGGCGCTCATGGGCAACACGTGTGCCAGTAGCCAGTAGACGTTTCTTCTCGCCGTATCGCTTCCGGGGTTGGTATCGATGCGCTCCCAGATTTTCGCCAGGTCGTACGTGCGAGCGATCTCGGGACCGGGATCCGGCTTCGGCGAAGCCCACACGTCCCAATCATAGGCGGCGCCGGGCAGCCAATCGTTTTTTGGTGCGGGCTTCGGTGGCGGCGTTTGCGCATCGGTCAGGCCGGCGATCGCCACGAGCGCGACGACCAGCGCCGCGCCGATCGCCTGCCAGCGCCCGCGCACGACGCCAGCCCTCTGCAGGGCCTGCAACCGGTTTTGTGCCGCGCGCCGACGAACGAAACCCGACAGAAAGCCGACGATCAACGCCGGCAGCATGATTCGCCAACGCGAATGCATCGCCGGCCGTGAGAGAAGCTTTAACAGCAGCTCGGAATAGGCTCGGGCCGGGCACCCCTCGAGATGCGCGAGCGCGAAGGCGTCGCACGCTTGCTCCCGCAGCGCTCGAAAGCGCGCGGCGGCCAGCCAGTAAACCGGGTTCCACCAATGCGCGGCTCGCACAAGCGCCAGCAGCCAGTTGGCCGCGATGTCGTAGCGGCGCACGTGGCCGAGTTCGTGCAGCATCACCATCCGCAGTTCGTCATCGGACAAATCAAGCGCCGCCGGAGGCAGGAGCAATTTCGGGCGCCACAGGCCGGCAACGGCGACATGGTCGATCGTTTCGAGGTGCAAGAGCGGAATCGCGCGGCGGCAGCCGACGAGCCGACGACACTCGTTCCATAGCGCAAGCAATGGCGGATCCGTACACGGCAACGCCTGGCCTAACAGGCGATGAAAACGCCAATTGGCGACGAGCGTTGCTGCCAGCAGGGCGATCAACCCAACGAGCCACGCCGCGGGCAAGAGTATCGCGATAAGATCGAGAACCGGAGTCGGCTCGTGAACGCTACTAGCGGCCTCCACGGTCGTCGGCGCCGTGGCTAGCGTTGCGGCGGCTTCGTCAGCTTCTGCACCGACAAGCGTATCGTCAGCCGGGCTGGCAACAGAGCTTGGCATGGGCGGCTGTGCGTCCGCGTCGGGAATCATCCGCAACAGATTTTGCAGGCTGACCATGCTCGGCGGCGCGAGCGGAACGAGCAATCGCACGAGTACCATGGCCCACAGCAGGCTCATCACGCCGGCAGACAGCCAACGCCGCAGCGCGACATTCAAAACGCCGACGACGATCGCCAAGAGCGAGGCGGTCGCACCGGCAACGATCGAGAACACCAGGCCCGTGCTACCTAGGTCGTCCAACAATATGCCAAGGGAGGAGAGTCCGTCCATGATCAACCTTCCTGCTCATCGAGCATTTGGCGTAACGCGGCAATTTCCTCGTGCGATAGCTTCGCGCTGCGCAGAAAATGGGCCAGCAACAGCGCTGATTCACCCCCGAAAACGCGCTCCAGAAACGAGCGACTCGCCTGCTTGACGCAGTCCGTGCGCCGCGCGCGGGCCCGGTAGACGTAGCGATTCCCGTCCAACTCGTAGGTGAGGACCCGCTTCTTCACCAGCCGATGCAGCATGGTCTTCACCGTTGCCGGAGCCCAGGAGGCGTGATCCGCTAGCTGGGCAATCACTTCCTGCGCCGCGAGTGGCCGGTGATCCCAGATGACGTTCATCACCTGCCACTCGGCGTCGGAAATCGTGACTGTCGGCATCGTGGGGCCTCCGTTCCTCGTTTCGATTACACGTGTAAATAATTACATTTGTAATCGTTGTCAACAGCAGAAAATCGGATGCGAAGGGGATGGCGGCGACTGCGTCGCCAGGAAGAAGCTATCCACAGATTGCGCAGAGGACACCGATGTGAAGAAGGGTGTAATTCGTCCGTCGCGCTACGCGCGA
Above is a window of Pirellulales bacterium DNA encoding:
- a CDS encoding dienelactone hydrolase family protein, with protein sequence MSRAPRCCLRWLVTSLLVIGAADRAAVAADDAPPAGDLAATTSATISSIDELWSGFDPYSPPFDIETIKTQDEEGIHLETIYFTGEVFEGEKTRVFAYLGRPRQVAGKTPGVLHIHGGGQTANLDWARYWARRGYVTLSFDFCGDTNLPNLGPEYRREHFTRWGKVPANMMQVSGGRSMSPTPRHNPWYHWALAARRGLSLLEAQPEVDASRLGIFGISVGGTLTWIVAGVDPRVKAAVPIYGNGWESYNSYPPQPEPQPSEDNRLWRLLIAPEAHAPRINCPLLFMSATDDFHGKMDLGYRSLDLLGSDVRRQLFTPNYDHHIEPAEARSLPLWMDAHLRGDPDRWPATPAIEFAAATESGIPQLRVTPPDIAHVERVDIYYSLSNDWPMSRFWRTIAPVRRERDAFIGSAPYVDARDVLYAFANVTYDSGIRQSSLLIKRPAAAIDGARPTLARSQLIDDMETSTDWNWVPAYTDPNQGETRFFEPWQGGAGERGFTLDAKMFPHERPMSFYFGTRKIGDPQFRGVGDAALSIDCLAAAMPDKITVRVKHRRPGEYGQEYTADVLPEAEAQSSAVGDVGDSVWRTIRTQREQFHDAQGTTLPDWEHVEYFMLQGTSSAGKPPVFKRLRW
- a CDS encoding M56 family metallopeptidase, translated to MDGLSSLGILLDDLGSTGLVFSIVAGATASLLAIVVGVLNVALRRWLSAGVMSLLWAMVLVRLLVPLAPPSMVSLQNLLRMIPDADAQPPMPSSVASPADDTLVGAEADEAAATLATAPTTVEAASSVHEPTPVLDLIAILLPAAWLVGLIALLAATLVANWRFHRLLGQALPCTDPPLLALWNECRRLVGCRRAIPLLHLETIDHVAVAGLWRPKLLLPPAALDLSDDELRMVMLHELGHVRRYDIAANWLLALVRAAHWWNPVYWLAAARFRALREQACDAFALAHLEGCPARAYSELLLKLLSRPAMHSRWRIMLPALIVGFLSGFVRRRAAQNRLQALQRAGVVRGRWQAIGAALVVALVAIAGLTDAQTPPPKPAPKNDWLPGAAYDWDVWASPKPDPGPEIARTYDLAKIWERIDTNPGSDTARRNVYWLLAHVLPMSASQHDVKTKEWADERMKLDGDRLTITAPRTVNDEIARLLAAWEKSGIGQTCIETRFLTCDEDVAARLGVAWRYVGPVPPAEDEEAFSEWREEKLNVRAAASVDDYLATAVATLDKQQAKALVNSIIANVTGQTLQAPKVTAFNGQQIFLNDYTQAAYTVGIARLADGGQRPRVVVVDEGVKIKMRTLQSADAKTIGLDGHIDLSKIEEVRKITAVTPDGPTTLEIPRVRHCQIDVSSTLADGQSLLIGCIPTYEQKQFLYLLLTPKVIVEGDGETEAKREEQ
- a CDS encoding BlaI/MecI/CopY family transcriptional regulator, translating into MPTVTISDAEWQVMNVIWDHRPLAAQEVIAQLADHASWAPATVKTMLHRLVKKRVLTYELDGNRYVYRARARRTDCVKQASRSFLERVFGGESALLLAHFLRSAKLSHEEIAALRQMLDEQEG